AGATATAAAAAAGCAACCTTATAAGGTTGCTTTTTTATTTTTATATACTTCTTTTAAATGAAGAAAGGCTGCTAAAATTAGCAGCCTTTAACTTTAGAGTTGTTTCAGATCATTCCCCAATAATCATATAAAAATCTTACTCTATAAAGAAATCCACTACTATAACAAGTGACTAATAAAATACCCTACCTTTTTTTTTGAAAAATTTATTTAAATAAAAAATCTTTTTTTAGCCTTTCTTTTTTTAGTTTTAGTTTTCTTTGCATCCCATTCATGAAAATACAACGAATCACATACATTTCTATAGGAACCAACCAAGGAGATAAGCTAACTAACATTCAGAAAGCAATTAACTTAATTGCGGATAAAGTAGGTGCTGTATTAAAAGTAGCATCTGTATACGAAACTGCTTCATGGGGATTTGACAGTAATAATTTTTACAACACTTGTATTAAAGTTTCAACGTATTTACCTCCAGAACAGTTAATACTTAGATTACTTTCTATAGAAAAAGAGCTTGGAAGAACTCGAAAAAATACCGAAGGATATTCTGATAGGTTAATAGATTTAGATATTTTATTATTTGATGATGAGATTATCTTCTCTAAAACCTTAATCGTGCCACATCCAAGAATGTTAGAACGTAAATTCGCTTTAGTTCCTTTGGTTGATATTGCCCGTAATGTTATTCATCCAATAGAAAAAAAACATTTATATATTTGTTTAGAAAATTGCCCAGACACTTCTGAAATTACAAAGCTTAGTATAAAATTAAAAAGACCTGTTCCCATTACCGAAAAGTATAATTACATAGCTATTGAAGGTAATATTGGTGCCGGAAAAACATCATTAGCCAATATGATGTCTGATGAATTTAACGCAAAAATTGTCTTAGAACGTTTTGCGGACAATCCGTTTTTACCAAAGTTTTATAACGACAATGAGCGCTATGCTTTTCCTTTAGAAATGAGTTTTTTAGCAGATCGTTACCAACAACTTTCTGACGATTTAGCGCAATTCGATTTATTTAAAAACTTTATTGTTTCTGATTACTATATTTTTAAATCACTCATTTTTGCACAAGTGACTTTGCATAGTGATGAGTATAAGTTGTATAGAAAAATGTTTGATTTAATGTACAAAGAAATCACAAAGCCTGATTTGTATGTGTACTTATATCAAAATACAGAGCGTTTGTTAGAA
The nucleotide sequence above comes from Tenacibaculum singaporense. Encoded proteins:
- the folK gene encoding 2-amino-4-hydroxy-6-hydroxymethyldihydropteridine diphosphokinase: MKIQRITYISIGTNQGDKLTNIQKAINLIADKVGAVLKVASVYETASWGFDSNNFYNTCIKVSTYLPPEQLILRLLSIEKELGRTRKNTEGYSDRLIDLDILLFDDEIIFSKTLIVPHPRMLERKFALVPLVDIARNVIHPIEKKHLYICLENCPDTSEITKLSIKLKRPVPITEKYNYIAIEGNIGAGKTSLANMMSDEFNAKIVLERFADNPFLPKFYNDNERYAFPLEMSFLADRYQQLSDDLAQFDLFKNFIVSDYYIFKSLIFAQVTLHSDEYKLYRKMFDLMYKEITKPDLYVYLYQNTERLLENIKKRGRDYEQNIEASYLQKIHDGYSNFIKTQPDLNILIVDVSDLDFVNNSNDYETIINKIKNYNA